In Candidatus Methanoperedens sp., one genomic interval encodes:
- a CDS encoding aminotransferase class I/II-fold pyridoxal phosphate-dependent enzyme, with protein sequence MDLEKAGFSTRAIHAGEKQSETGAVVTPIYQTAPFEFRSAAHAANVMGGRENGYVYSRGLNPTTEALEVKMANLEGGKAGLAQASGMAAISAAVFTEVRAGDHVIADEVIYGSTYDLFVELKKFGVDVSFIDTSDITNVENAFRKNTKLVFFETPANPTMKLTDIKAVSEVAHDKKAKVFVDNTFMTPYFQKPLGLGADVVIHSATKYLNGHGDTLGGIIVGSSDFIKRARHTAKNMGGAISPFNSWLILRGMKTLSVRMDRHTENAMSVARFLQRHEKISSVIYPGLPDYPQYDLSQKQMSGYGGMIAFLLKKAEDVPVFLDNLKLCTLAVSLGETGTLIQHPATMTHAVVPRKDRIRYGIADELVRLSVGIEDADDIIGDLGQALDNI encoded by the coding sequence ATGGATCTTGAAAAAGCAGGATTTTCTACGCGGGCGATACACGCGGGAGAAAAACAGTCGGAAACTGGAGCGGTTGTAACCCCGATATACCAGACCGCGCCTTTTGAATTCAGAAGCGCTGCCCATGCTGCAAATGTGATGGGCGGGCGGGAGAATGGTTATGTTTATTCCCGCGGCCTGAACCCGACCACGGAAGCGCTGGAAGTAAAGATGGCGAACCTGGAAGGAGGGAAGGCGGGGCTGGCACAGGCTTCAGGAATGGCGGCGATCAGTGCAGCGGTGTTCACCGAAGTCAGGGCGGGTGACCATGTTATTGCTGATGAGGTGATCTACGGGAGCACGTACGACCTGTTCGTCGAGCTTAAAAAGTTCGGAGTGGATGTGAGTTTTATAGATACTTCAGATATCACCAACGTTGAAAATGCATTTCGTAAGAATACAAAACTTGTTTTCTTTGAGACGCCGGCAAATCCAACGATGAAACTGACTGATATAAAAGCCGTATCCGAGGTGGCGCATGATAAGAAGGCGAAGGTCTTTGTTGATAATACGTTCATGACGCCATACTTCCAGAAGCCTCTGGGGCTTGGCGCGGATGTGGTGATACACAGCGCCACAAAATACTTGAATGGCCACGGGGACACGCTGGGAGGAATAATCGTAGGTTCTTCGGATTTCATAAAACGGGCAAGGCATACGGCAAAGAACATGGGCGGCGCGATCAGCCCTTTCAATTCCTGGCTTATCCTGAGAGGTATGAAAACCCTGTCTGTAAGAATGGACAGGCACACTGAGAATGCCATGTCCGTGGCGAGATTTTTGCAGCGGCATGAAAAAATAAGCAGCGTTATTTATCCCGGTCTTCCGGATTATCCGCAGTATGACCTTTCACAGAAGCAGATGAGCGGATACGGGGGGATGATTGCATTCCTTTTGAAAAAAGCAGAAGATGTCCCTGTATTCCTTGACAATCTAAAGCTGTGCACCCTTGCCGTGAGTCTTGGCGAGACAGGTACGCTTATCCAGCATCCGGCCACGATGACACATGCGGTGGTCCCGCGGAAAGACAGGATCAGGTACGGGATAGCGGATGAGCTTGTACGTTTATCGGTGGGCATTGAGGATGCCGACGATATTATCGGGGATTTGGGACAGGCACTGGATAATATTTGA
- a CDS encoding DUF2099 family protein, which translates to MAKSKDRHVMEALGKTRVVVESGKVVEVGEPQTEYCPIFDKVRGIKKFTPRTAKENIEFRIKDFGLFTEDRAIEMEIFVGFGASETFMTGLRRGLLDTCVTACDGAGTVITSNPKLAQGMGSRISGLVETTPIPKLIERIQEVGGIVLDPETAALDQVAGVKKAIELGYKKIGVSVTNAADMRAMRELEQKYKVQVIGFGVHTTGMPENEAKEFLDLVDMTTGCTSKWIRGCITGKTIAQFGTAIPIFAITQCGKEMLLERAKEVTDPILINTMKLPVQPEEKQPKPLI; encoded by the coding sequence ATGGCAAAATCAAAAGACAGACATGTAATGGAAGCTCTCGGAAAGACGCGCGTAGTCGTGGAGAGCGGCAAAGTAGTGGAAGTCGGGGAACCCCAAACTGAATACTGTCCCATCTTCGACAAGGTCAGAGGCATAAAGAAATTCACGCCAAGGACGGCAAAGGAGAATATCGAGTTCAGGATCAAGGACTTCGGTCTGTTCACTGAGGACAGGGCTATCGAGATGGAGATATTCGTGGGCTTTGGCGCCAGTGAAACTTTTATGACCGGACTGCGCCGCGGTCTTCTGGATACATGCGTGACCGCCTGCGATGGCGCAGGCACTGTGATCACGAGCAACCCCAAGCTGGCTCAGGGCATGGGTTCCCGCATTTCAGGGCTTGTCGAGACCACGCCAATTCCAAAGCTCATCGAACGCATTCAGGAAGTCGGAGGCATTGTGCTTGACCCGGAGACTGCTGCATTAGACCAGGTGGCGGGCGTCAAAAAGGCCATCGAGCTTGGATATAAGAAGATAGGGGTCTCTGTCACGAATGCAGCGGACATGCGTGCGATGCGGGAACTTGAACAAAAATATAAGGTGCAGGTCATCGGTTTCGGCGTCCATACCACAGGTATGCCTGAAAACGAGGCGAAGGAATTCCTGGACCTGGTGGATATGACCACAGGATGCACCTCGAAGTGGATCCGGGGATGTATCACAGGAAAGACAATAGCGCAGTTCGGGACAGCTATCCCCATATTCGCCATCACGCAGTGCGGAAAAGAAATGCTGCTCGAACGTGCGAAAGAGGTCACAGATCCCATCCTGATAAACACCATGAAGCTCCCGGTTCAGCCTGAGGAGAAGCAGCCAAAACCCCTTATCTGA
- a CDS encoding phosphopantetheine adenylyltransferase: MARVAAGGTFDPLHDGHKALLRRAAELSRNGDLLIGLTSDEMVSNKNHIVDNYRSRHDGVMRFILAMGKTPVIVKLEDPYGPTVTEDFDYLVVSPETNPAARKINRIRREKGMREIKIVLVDYVLADDGLPISSTRIKRGEIDEHGRVLKSRIN, from the coding sequence ATGGCACGTGTAGCAGCAGGAGGGACTTTTGACCCTCTGCATGACGGACATAAAGCTCTCCTGAGGAGAGCCGCTGAATTGAGCCGCAACGGCGATTTACTTATCGGTCTGACATCTGATGAAATGGTCAGTAATAAGAATCATATCGTGGACAATTATCGTTCACGCCATGATGGAGTCATGCGATTCATTCTTGCGATGGGAAAGACACCGGTAATAGTGAAGCTGGAAGACCCGTATGGTCCGACTGTAACTGAAGATTTCGATTATCTTGTGGTATCTCCCGAGACCAATCCTGCGGCGCGGAAAATTAACAGGATCCGGAGAGAAAAGGGCATGAGAGAAATAAAGATTGTTCTGGTGGATTATGTTCTTGCGGATGATGGATTGCCCATCTCCAGCACGCGCATCAAACGAGGGGAGATAGATGAGCACGGCAGAGTGTTAAAAAGCAGGATCAATTAA
- the lysS gene encoding lysine--tRNA ligase, whose product MNDETIHWADVIAENVLERGKKHTVASGITPSGAIHIGNMREVVTADTIYKALRDKGADVRLIYIADTYDPLRKVYPFLSKDYENHVGKPLSEIPCPCGGHRSYSEHFLLPFIEALHTLGIRPEVFRADELYKEGRYVDAIKRAMANRDAIALILSEVSGRELEPDWSPFNPICNECGRLNSTKVAGFDAEKETIDYVCKCGSQGTVTMKGGGKLTWRVDWPARWPIFGTTVEPFGKDHATAGGSYDTGKRISREIYDYEPPYPIVYEWIMLKGKGAMHSSTGLAISINDMLEIVPPEVLRYLIIRQRPEKHIEFDPGLSLLNLIDEYDRVEGDKRAYQLSQTEGTGPSKIPFRHMVTAVQIADDRGFDYLLTVLKRTDYDTSDLEAIRQRANNARNWLEKYAPLFVKFKVQETMPPQVKSFSKEQKMVLAILADELEQGMSGQDIHDNMYKVAEETGLDGKKVFETVYLALLGLKSGPRAGHFLASLDKDFLVKRFKEAGK is encoded by the coding sequence ATGAATGACGAGACCATACACTGGGCAGATGTTATCGCGGAAAATGTACTTGAGCGGGGGAAAAAACATACAGTAGCCTCGGGAATCACGCCTTCGGGAGCTATCCATATAGGCAACATGAGAGAGGTAGTGACAGCTGATACTATTTACAAAGCGCTCAGGGACAAAGGCGCAGATGTGCGACTGATCTACATTGCAGATACCTACGACCCCCTGCGTAAAGTCTATCCATTCCTTTCAAAAGATTATGAGAACCATGTCGGAAAGCCGCTCTCCGAAATACCATGCCCATGCGGCGGCCATAGGAGCTATTCTGAGCATTTCCTTCTTCCTTTCATCGAAGCGCTTCACACGCTAGGGATCAGGCCGGAGGTTTTCAGGGCGGATGAACTTTATAAGGAGGGAAGATACGTCGATGCCATCAAGAGAGCCATGGCCAACAGGGACGCAATAGCCCTCATCCTTTCGGAAGTATCCGGGCGGGAGCTGGAACCGGACTGGAGCCCGTTCAATCCTATCTGCAATGAATGCGGACGATTAAATTCGACAAAGGTGGCCGGGTTCGATGCCGAGAAAGAGACTATCGATTACGTATGTAAATGCGGCTCGCAGGGTACAGTAACCATGAAAGGTGGTGGAAAACTCACATGGCGTGTTGACTGGCCTGCCAGATGGCCGATATTCGGGACTACTGTCGAACCTTTCGGCAAGGATCATGCCACTGCAGGTGGTTCGTACGACACGGGAAAACGAATTTCGCGGGAGATATATGATTACGAACCTCCTTACCCGATAGTGTACGAATGGATCATGCTGAAAGGCAAAGGGGCAATGCACTCATCCACGGGTCTTGCCATCTCGATAAATGATATGCTTGAGATAGTGCCTCCTGAAGTCCTGCGCTACCTGATAATCAGGCAGAGGCCAGAAAAGCATATCGAATTTGACCCGGGACTTTCTCTTCTTAATCTTATTGATGAGTACGACAGGGTGGAGGGCGACAAGCGCGCCTACCAGCTTTCCCAGACCGAAGGAACCGGACCTTCCAAAATCCCTTTCAGGCACATGGTGACGGCAGTGCAGATCGCTGATGACAGAGGTTTTGATTACCTCCTGACCGTGTTGAAGCGAACGGATTACGATACCTCTGATCTGGAGGCGATCAGGCAGAGAGCGAATAATGCCAGGAACTGGCTTGAAAAATATGCACCTCTGTTCGTGAAGTTCAAAGTCCAGGAGACCATGCCCCCTCAGGTGAAGAGCTTCTCGAAAGAGCAGAAGATGGTGCTTGCGATACTTGCTGATGAACTCGAGCAGGGGATGAGCGGTCAGGATATTCACGATAATATGTATAAGGTGGCAGAGGAGACCGGGCTTGACGGGAAAAAAGTCTTCGAGACCGTGTATCTTGCGCTTCTCGGGCTGAAATCAGGGCCGAGGGCGGGGCATTTTCTGGCATCGCTTGATAAGGATTTTTTAGTGAAGAGGTTCAAGGAAGCGGGCAAGTAA
- a CDS encoding restriction endonuclease, with protein sequence MAVPDYQSIMLPLLKFAKDKQEHSIREAIEYISKLFNLSDEEKRMLLPSGQQPIISNRTGWARTYLKKAKLLETTKRSYFIITDKGLEVLKKNPPEINVKFLEQFPEFLEFRTLKKDEKEHFLQEENYNQKTPQELLETSYIEIKRNLAQELLSSVKNTTPEFFEKLVVDLLKEMGYGGYLSDAGEVIGKSGDEGIDGKIKEDKLGLDIIYIQAKRWEGTVGRPEIHKFAGALLGQRAKKGIFITTSNFSKDAKDYAESIDAKIRLIDGEELAELMIDYNIGVSKVKTFDIKKIDSDYFIEE encoded by the coding sequence ATGGCCGTTCCAGATTATCAAAGCATAATGCTTCCATTATTGAAGTTTGCCAAAGATAAACAAGAGCACTCAATTCGAGAAGCTATTGAATATATCTCTAAGCTATTCAATCTGAGTGATGAAGAAAAAAGAATGCTCTTGCCCAGTGGACAGCAACCAATAATTAGTAATAGGACTGGTTGGGCAAGAACATATCTTAAAAAAGCAAAACTTTTGGAAACCACTAAACGGTCTTATTTCATAATTACGGACAAGGGGTTGGAGGTTTTAAAAAAAAATCCACCAGAAATAAATGTGAAATTTCTAGAACAATTTCCAGAATTTTTGGAATTTAGAACTTTAAAAAAGGATGAAAAAGAGCATTTTCTGCAAGAGGAGAATTATAATCAAAAAACGCCCCAAGAATTACTCGAAACGTCATACATCGAGATAAAACGAAATCTAGCCCAGGAATTGCTGAGTTCTGTTAAGAATACGACGCCCGAATTTTTTGAGAAACTTGTAGTAGATTTGTTGAAAGAAATGGGATATGGGGGATATCTATCAGATGCTGGGGAAGTTATCGGAAAAAGTGGGGATGAAGGGATAGATGGGAAAATAAAAGAGGACAAATTAGGATTGGATATTATCTACATTCAAGCAAAAAGGTGGGAAGGAACTGTCGGACGACCTGAAATACATAAATTTGCTGGAGCTTTATTAGGACAAAGAGCGAAAAAAGGCATTTTCATAACCACCTCAAACTTTTCAAAAGATGCTAAGGATTATGCTGAAAGCATAGATGCCAAAATTAGATTGATTGATGGAGAGGAACTTGCTGAATTGATGATTGATTATAATATTGGTGTTTCAAAAGTGAAGACTTTTGATATCAAGAAAATAGATTCAGATTATTTCATTGAAGAATAA
- a CDS encoding nucleotidyltransferase domain-containing protein, producing the protein MNIPLEKAIDIIIKSVNPDKIILFGSRARGDYKKESDYDICVIKKGVEHRRKLAQQIYRFLYGVGVPVDIIVETPERFEELKDNPFMIYIEISKYGKVVYEKSVSG; encoded by the coding sequence ATGAACATTCCGCTAGAAAAAGCAATAGATATAATAATCAAATCTGTGAATCCAGATAAAATCATACTTTTCGGCTCTCGGGCAAGAGGGGATTACAAAAAAGAAAGTGATTATGATATCTGTGTAATTAAAAAAGGTGTTGAACACAGGAGAAAACTGGCGCAGCAAATATACAGATTCCTCTATGGTGTGGGAGTACCTGTAGATATTATCGTTGAAACACCTGAGAGATTTGAGGAGCTGAAGGACAATCCTTTCATGATATACATAGAAATTTCTAAGTACGGGAAGGTGGTTTATGAAAAATCAGTCTCTGGCTGA
- a CDS encoding CDC48 family AAA ATPase: MNEKIQLRVAEAHHRDVGKDIARIDRGQMEKSGIQSGDLILVIGKEKTCAIAGPGYPEDQGLDLIRIDGNIRTNARVALDDKIYIQKHNAMPANRIVLAPTQQVRLVGGPQYLHRVLEGRPIMKGQRLRIETVSNPLSFIAVSTQPTGPVIVTRTTNIILKEQVMEELEVRPTHITYEDIGGLRREIGLIREMIELPLRHPELFQKLGIDPPKGVMLYGPPGTGKTMIAKAVANETDANFISISGPEIMSKYYGESEKQIRDIFDEAEKTAPTIIFIDEIDSIAPKREEVTGEVERRVVAQLLSLMDGLKTRGQVMVIAATNRPNAVDQALRRGGRFDREIEIGIPDRMGRLEVLQVHTRGMPLSDEMAEEKGMREIADMTHGFVGADISSLCKEAAMHAIRLILPKINIEEEIPPEIMEKLVVTRDDFYDAFRNIEPSALREVFVEVPQVKWSDIGGLDQVKQELIEVVEWPLKYPEAFEAINTRPPKGVLLFGPPGTGKTMLAKAIATESEANFISIKGPELLSKYVGESERTVREIFRKARQAAPVIIFFDEIDSMVPTRGSAFDSNVTERVVSQILTELDGLEELKNVVMVAATNRPDMVDPALLRPGRLDRLIYIRPPDLKEREMIFNIHLKGKPLSEQVDAGKLAQRAEGYAGADIEAICREAAMLALRDCIRPGMEREEVKRVAQGVKIQNEHFQKAFNIVRPTPWDVKEYEAMIDFSRVIKKDKTKKEK; encoded by the coding sequence ATGAATGAAAAAATACAGCTGCGAGTGGCGGAAGCCCATCACCGGGATGTTGGCAAGGATATTGCGCGGATAGACCGCGGACAGATGGAAAAATCCGGCATCCAGAGCGGTGATTTAATCCTGGTGATAGGTAAGGAAAAGACCTGCGCTATCGCAGGTCCCGGCTATCCCGAAGATCAGGGACTTGACCTGATAAGGATCGATGGCAACATAAGGACAAATGCGCGTGTCGCCCTCGACGATAAGATCTACATACAAAAACATAACGCAATGCCTGCTAACAGGATTGTTTTAGCCCCCACCCAGCAGGTTCGTCTTGTGGGAGGACCGCAGTACCTGCACCGTGTTCTTGAGGGAAGGCCCATCATGAAGGGCCAGAGGCTGCGCATCGAGACCGTAAGCAACCCGCTGTCGTTCATAGCGGTATCCACGCAGCCCACGGGGCCTGTTATTGTGACAAGGACGACCAATATAATTTTGAAAGAACAGGTGATGGAAGAACTGGAAGTGCGCCCCACGCACATAACCTATGAAGACATAGGAGGGCTGCGGCGTGAGATCGGCCTGATAAGGGAAATGATAGAACTGCCGCTTCGGCATCCAGAGCTTTTCCAGAAACTCGGCATAGACCCGCCGAAAGGCGTTATGTTGTACGGGCCCCCGGGTACAGGGAAGACCATGATAGCAAAGGCCGTGGCGAACGAGACCGATGCGAATTTCATCTCAATAAGCGGCCCTGAGATCATGAGCAAATACTACGGCGAAAGCGAAAAGCAGATCAGGGATATCTTCGATGAAGCCGAAAAGACGGCTCCCACTATTATATTCATTGACGAGATAGACAGCATAGCCCCAAAGAGAGAAGAGGTCACGGGCGAGGTGGAGCGTCGCGTTGTGGCGCAGTTGCTCTCGCTGATGGACGGTTTGAAGACACGCGGTCAGGTCATGGTGATCGCCGCAACCAACCGTCCCAATGCCGTTGACCAGGCTCTTCGCCGCGGAGGGAGATTTGACCGCGAGATAGAGATCGGTATCCCTGACAGGATGGGAAGGCTTGAGGTACTCCAGGTTCATACACGCGGGATGCCGCTTTCGGATGAAATGGCCGAGGAAAAAGGGATGCGCGAAATAGCCGACATGACGCACGGTTTCGTGGGCGCCGACATTTCATCTCTATGCAAGGAAGCAGCGATGCATGCCATCCGCCTCATCCTGCCGAAGATCAACATCGAAGAGGAAATTCCACCTGAAATCATGGAAAAACTCGTGGTAACAAGGGACGATTTCTATGATGCGTTCCGGAATATCGAGCCCTCTGCCCTCCGCGAGGTATTCGTAGAAGTGCCGCAGGTGAAATGGAGCGATATCGGTGGACTTGACCAGGTGAAACAGGAGCTAATTGAAGTTGTGGAATGGCCGTTGAAATACCCGGAGGCTTTTGAGGCAATAAATACACGGCCACCGAAAGGCGTTCTGCTTTTTGGTCCTCCTGGAACGGGCAAAACCATGCTTGCGAAGGCCATAGCCACCGAAAGCGAAGCAAATTTTATAAGCATCAAAGGCCCGGAGCTTCTCAGCAAGTACGTGGGCGAATCAGAGCGAACCGTGAGGGAGATCTTCAGGAAAGCCCGCCAGGCAGCGCCTGTCATCATCTTCTTTGACGAGATAGATTCCATGGTACCGACGCGTGGGAGCGCGTTTGACTCCAATGTCACAGAGCGGGTGGTCAGTCAGATACTCACAGAACTGGATGGGCTTGAAGAACTCAAGAACGTGGTGATGGTAGCGGCAACCAACCGTCCCGATATGGTCGATCCCGCGCTCCTCAGACCAGGGAGGCTTGACAGGCTTATTTATATAAGACCTCCGGATCTCAAAGAGAGGGAAATGATATTCAATATTCACCTGAAAGGGAAACCCCTTTCTGAACAGGTCGATGCGGGAAAGCTTGCCCAGCGCGCGGAAGGATATGCCGGCGCCGATATTGAGGCCATATGCCGCGAGGCCGCCATGTTAGCACTTCGGGACTGCATCAGGCCCGGGATGGAAAGGGAGGAAGTGAAGAGAGTTGCTCAGGGGGTAAAAATTCAAAACGAGCATTTCCAGAAAGCTTTTAATATTGTGAGGCCCACTCCATGGGATGTGAAAGAATATGAAGCCATGATAGATTTTTCAAGGGTTATCAAGAAAGATAAAACGAAAAAGGAAAAATAA
- a CDS encoding CDC48 family AAA ATPase, with product MDKKDKIIALKVAEAKSYDAGRGIARLDPEVAYELGLQTGDVIGIEGTKRTAALIWPGYPEDSSSGVIRIDGTVRRNAGVSIDDRVQIRKIQTAPAEKVLFAPTQPLKIQGGEAYLSHNLEGRVITRGDAVELNIMGRRVDLVVISIKPVTDSVIITDATTIDISDKPAKELPSIPRVSYEDIGGLGDEVRKVREMIELPLRHPEIFERLGVEAPKGVLLHGPPGTGKTLLAKALASETNANFHTLSGPEIMSKFYGESEERLRDIFKQAEENAPSIILIDEIDSIAPKREEVTGEVERRVVAQLLAVMDGLKARGKVVVIGATNRPNAIDPALRRPGRFDREIEIGVPDRKARLEILQIHTRGMPLAEDVKLEKFADLTHGFVGADLAALAREAAMCSIRRVLPEIDLDVQSVPVEILNKMTVTADDFNNAMRELTPSALREVFIESPNVHWSEIGGLEDAKQELKEAVEWPMQYPVLFKHLNARPPKGILLYGAPGTGKTMLAKAVATESEANFISVKGPEFLSKWVGESEKAVRETFRKAKQSAPCIIFFDEIDAITPSRGTGSDSHVTERVVSQMLSEIDGLEELHNVTVIAATNRPDIIDPALLRPGRLDRLVYVAPPDETSRHEIFKIHLADKPLGSDVDLDRLAEDTEGFTGADIGAICNEATMLAIREFVNSGKPTGEEALDQLKIGYHHIRDAMAKVKPQSKKEMEKYKKISENFIYQ from the coding sequence ATGGATAAGAAAGATAAAATCATAGCTTTGAAAGTTGCTGAGGCAAAATCCTATGATGCAGGCAGGGGAATAGCGCGCCTGGATCCCGAGGTCGCCTATGAACTCGGCCTGCAGACGGGTGATGTCATAGGCATCGAGGGCACTAAAAGGACGGCCGCTTTGATATGGCCGGGTTATCCCGAGGACAGCAGCTCGGGAGTAATACGCATTGACGGGACGGTGAGGAGAAATGCCGGGGTCAGTATCGATGACAGGGTACAGATACGCAAGATACAGACCGCGCCTGCCGAAAAGGTATTGTTCGCGCCCACCCAGCCCCTGAAGATCCAGGGAGGAGAGGCCTATTTATCACACAACCTGGAAGGACGTGTCATCACAAGAGGAGATGCGGTCGAATTGAATATCATGGGAAGGCGCGTTGACCTTGTGGTCATCTCAATAAAGCCTGTCACGGATTCTGTGATAATAACCGATGCCACTACTATAGATATTAGCGACAAACCCGCAAAGGAACTGCCCTCAATCCCCAGGGTTTCTTATGAGGACATTGGCGGTCTGGGGGACGAGGTCAGGAAGGTCAGGGAGATGATCGAGCTTCCCCTTCGCCATCCCGAGATCTTCGAACGCCTCGGTGTTGAGGCACCGAAAGGTGTGCTGCTCCACGGTCCGCCCGGCACTGGTAAAACCCTTCTGGCAAAGGCCCTTGCTTCGGAAACGAACGCTAATTTCCACACCCTCAGCGGCCCGGAAATAATGAGCAAGTTCTATGGCGAATCTGAGGAGAGGCTGCGTGATATTTTCAAGCAGGCGGAAGAGAATGCCCCAAGCATCATACTTATAGATGAGATAGACAGCATAGCCCCGAAGAGGGAGGAAGTCACGGGCGAAGTGGAGCGGCGCGTTGTTGCGCAGCTTCTCGCAGTGATGGACGGTCTCAAGGCGCGGGGCAAGGTCGTGGTCATAGGGGCCACGAACAGGCCAAATGCCATCGACCCTGCGCTTCGCCGCCCTGGCAGGTTTGACCGGGAGATAGAAATAGGTGTCCCGGACAGGAAGGCGCGGCTTGAGATACTTCAGATCCATACAAGAGGAATGCCTCTTGCTGAGGACGTGAAACTTGAAAAGTTCGCAGACCTCACTCACGGTTTCGTGGGCGCAGACCTTGCAGCCCTGGCACGGGAAGCGGCGATGTGCTCGATAAGGCGCGTGCTTCCTGAGATCGACCTTGATGTGCAGAGCGTGCCTGTGGAAATACTGAACAAGATGACGGTAACGGCAGACGATTTCAACAATGCCATGCGCGAATTGACGCCATCTGCCCTGCGCGAGGTGTTCATCGAGTCGCCGAACGTGCACTGGAGCGAGATCGGAGGGCTTGAAGATGCGAAGCAGGAATTGAAAGAGGCCGTGGAATGGCCCATGCAATATCCTGTGTTGTTCAAACACCTCAATGCCAGACCGCCGAAAGGAATTTTGCTCTATGGCGCGCCCGGCACGGGGAAGACCATGCTGGCAAAGGCTGTAGCCACAGAGAGCGAGGCGAATTTCATAAGCGTGAAGGGCCCAGAGTTCCTGAGCAAATGGGTAGGTGAGAGCGAGAAAGCTGTCCGTGAGACATTCAGAAAAGCAAAGCAATCAGCACCGTGCATCATCTTCTTTGACGAGATCGATGCAATAACCCCTTCGCGGGGAACAGGATCGGACTCCCATGTAACTGAGAGGGTCGTGAGCCAGATGCTCTCGGAGATAGACGGTCTTGAGGAGCTGCACAATGTCACTGTCATTGCTGCGACCAATAGACCCGATATCATCGATCCCGCGCTCCTGCGTCCGGGAAGGCTTGACCGCCTGGTTTATGTTGCTCCGCCGGATGAGACATCGCGGCACGAGATATTCAAGATCCACCTGGCTGACAAACCTCTTGGAAGCGATGTTGATCTCGACAGGCTTGCTGAGGATACAGAAGGTTTCACAGGCGCGGACATTGGAGCGATATGCAATGAGGCCACGATGCTTGCAATACGAGAATTCGTCAATTCAGGTAAACCCACGGGTGAAGAGGCACTCGATCAACTGAAGATAGGGTATCATCATATACGTGATGCCATGGCAAAAGTGAAGCCGCAGTCCAAGAAAGAGATGGAGAAATACAAGAAGATATCTGAGAACTTCATATACCAATAG
- a CDS encoding Hsp20/alpha crystallin family protein — protein sequence MFKRWRKNDTGIFDQFEKELEEMNEMMNSMMLGDKPVVYGFSVQVGPDGVAHVEHFGNVRPGQSVRPEQDIREPFTSAMIDEKNNELNITAEMPGISKENIEVSATEEEVFIKAEGEGRKYFKNIKAPAPVDPDSSRAKYNNGVLEVTLKLKELHTPKGKKVNIE from the coding sequence ATGTTCAAACGATGGAGAAAAAACGACACAGGAATTTTTGATCAATTTGAGAAAGAGCTTGAAGAAATGAATGAAATGATGAATAGCATGATGCTCGGAGACAAACCAGTTGTCTATGGATTCAGCGTCCAGGTCGGACCTGATGGTGTGGCCCACGTGGAGCACTTCGGGAACGTGAGACCTGGGCAGAGCGTCAGGCCGGAGCAGGATATCAGAGAGCCCTTCACCAGCGCGATGATCGATGAAAAGAACAATGAGCTCAATATCACTGCCGAAATGCCGGGGATAAGCAAGGAAAACATTGAAGTCAGCGCAACCGAGGAAGAGGTATTCATAAAAGCCGAAGGTGAGGGGCGCAAATACTTTAAAAATATTAAAGCCCCTGCGCCTGTTGATCCGGACAGCTCCAGAGCAAAGTACAATAACGGTGTGCTGGAAGTAACTCTCAAACTTAAAGAACTCCATACACCGAAAGGAAAGAAAGTAAATATTGAGTAA